The nucleotide window TAACTTTTTCTTTACTTCGATGCTTGAGTCATATCTCAATCATTTATTTGTACCATTTGATAGAGATAAATGGGACTGACAAGTGACAGTGCATGTTTGTGTTTGCAGTGATATTGACCTCGGTTGGTTTTACAAGGTTTTCATCTCAGTTCCTTTAGTTTCCTATGAACGATTGACAATGGAAGGTTCAAGTTCTAAGGATAGTTCAGTAGCTTCGAGTCCTTTTTCTTCACCCAATGTCAGTGCTCTGCTCAAGATTAAGATCATTTCATGGTAAGAACATAAATGGCTTTCCAGTTCCATGTTTGTATTTCTGCTGAAAGCACTTATGTTTTCGGTTTTTGACCATTTCAGGTGCCAAGAAACTGGACTCCCTGTTTCAATTCGTGTTCGAGTAGGCGAAAGAACCTTCAGCCTGCATAAGGTATAGCCCAAAACCATAGATGCAGTCAAAATTTCAAATTCAATTAGTTTCTATACAACTTATATTGACGCTGTTTGCTATGTGTTTTGCCAGCATCCATTGTTTTCAAAGAGTGGATACTTTCAGAAGAGATTGACTGAATCGAATGAGCTTGAGTTGCCACAAGATTTCCCTGGAGGACCTGAAACATTCGAGATGATTATATTGTTCATCTACGGCTCCACCACATTGGTTGACCCTTTTAATGTGGCGGCCCTGAGGTGTGCAGCCGAGTTTCTTGAAATGACAGAAGAGTACTGCACCGGCAACCTCTGCGAGCGGTTCGATCTCTATTTGAACCAAGTGGTGTTGCAGAGTTGGGATGACACATTGATTGTTCTCCAGAAATGTCAAATGTTGCTCCCCTGGTCCGAGGAGCTGTTAATCGTGAGCCGGTGCATCGAGTCCTTGGCCTTTATGGCCTGCATGGAGATTCTTGATCCAGAGAGGAGAAGGGACAAACCTGTTGTTACATTGGAAGCATTGACTGGTGAGGCTTGGAACAGTGAAACAGTGAAAGCAATAGCAAGCAAGGACTTATGGATCAAGGATCTCATAGCCCTACCATTTGGATTCTTCAAAAGGATAATTGGGTCCTTAAGAAGGCaaggaatgaaagaaaaatatgtGACTCCCATCATTGTTTTCTATGCAAATAAATGGGTTCTCTCCAAGAAGACTCACCAATACTGGGAAAACTCAGGTGAGAAAATTGCAGACAGTGACTCAGACAACAAGGTTTCTGCCATTTTACAAATGATTCTTGATTTACTGCCAATTGGGGAGAAGGCCAGTAGGGCCATTCCTGTTGGATTCTACTTTGCAATGCTTTCTAGATCCTTAGAATTTGGTTTAATAAGTGACAGACAAGTGAAATTGCAAGACCAGATAGCAACTATGTTACACTTTGCCCAATTGGAAGATTTCCTCCTCCCACAGATTGGAACAGAGTCCATTTCATCAAGCAAGGAATTGGCTACTATGAAGACCATATTTTCAACTTTTGCATCGTTTAACATGGAGACCAACCCTTCACCTTCAGCAAGCAACTCCATTGTTGCAGAATTATGGGACACATACCTCTCCCATATGGCTTCTGATCCACAAATGGAGCCTAATAAGTTCATGGAACTCCTCGAGTTATTACCCATATCTTACCGTCAGACACATGATCAGCTTTATAGAGCAATGAATAGCTACCTACAGGTAAGTTTTTTAAACAACTTTCGTTTATTCATGTCGTGTTTAAGATCGAGCTAAACCTCCCTCCAACTGTTGGTCAGGCACATAGAGATATAACACAAGAAGAGAAGGGATCAGTCTGCAAATACCTAAACTGCCAAAAACTTTCACAAGAGGCATGCATTGAAGCAGTTCAAAATGAGTTGATGCCACTGCGGCTGATAGTCCAGGCTCTCTTTGTTCAACAGCTAAACACCCACCAAGCCTTTAAAGAATGCTCCGACTCATTGAGGTTCACAGGTCAATTCTCCGGCAGCCTGTCGAGCTCAAGATGTCCGAACTCAAGACCCTTAAACCTGGAAGAAAGTCCATACAAAGACGCAGTAGAGTCGACAAACAGCAAACCTTTGAGCTTGTTCCTACAAAACGACCTTCCAGCAATGGAGAGGAACTATGAATCAACGAGCTTTAGACTACAGAACCTTGAACAAGAGCTAATGTCATTGAAGAAGAGCCTTCAATGGCATGAAATGTCGAAGAAAACAAATTCCAATCCCAACAAATCGCAGTGTATCAAACCGTATGCATTAGAAAGAAGATCGGGGAGCAAGAGAAAGAATACTCTGGGAGAAGTAACGAGTTGCATAGGCTCTGTAAATTTTTCTTCGCAAAGGAAATATGCTAGTAGGTTAATTAAGATCTTTCGTAGATTGTCGTTGTTTGGGATTAGAAAATCAAAGAGAAAGACAGGAGCTAGTGGCCTGTGGGCTAAGTCAATCTAGCAGATTAAGGGTGGGTTTAGGGCGGCGGGGCAGTGCGGTGCGGTGCGATGCGTTTAACTTATTTTTTGTCTTGTGTTACAGTATCGCTATAGTATTTAATCTCACTGCCACcctaaaatatatgaaaaacaaaaaaaattcacaaatGCAATGAAAAACATTTTAAGGAAGGCCAGTAGATTGTAGGGTTAATATGATGGTAAGCACAAAATTGACCCACGGTTGATTTCTCATTGGGCATAGTTTGTATGTAAAAGATTTTATGGAGAATACATGTCtttgttttataaaaaaatagtttAGTCAATCGAAATTGACTTACAGATCAAcgtaaaataagtcatttttcgATAAAATGACTTACTCTTTATAAGTGTAAGTCATTTTAAGCAAAATAACTCTAAGTCATTTTCTGAAACTAACTCCTCCAaaggtaattttatttttatataaaaattaacttaaatcaaacttaatattattatattgataataaattttatttttaaaaatattaaaatattaatataaaatattataattttcaatattactaaacatacatatttaattatttatatttattcatataataaattattaatatgatttattattttaataaattattaatataatttattattttaataaattatttaatattctaaatttattttaataataaattttaaaataataaatttaaataatattctttacatattattaaaatatttaatattaatatttttataataaatatttattacaattataaatatattaataataaatgctttgtagtataaaggttaaaatatgtcataagtctatgtactcttcacaaatttgtaatttagtctctgtacttttattttaagaatttagtctttctacttttcagatttgaaaatcaattttaattattgacatttttaatttttttgtcaattttgttgatgtcatattttgaataaaaatactcacttggtaGTCATGTAACTAAAAATGTCGTTGTAATGAACTCGaatataacatatttttaatatgtgcaaaaaaatgtaaaatataaatttatagatataaataaactcaattaaataataaaagataagaaaatatcaaatatatgcttgtttcattgaaaacaattttatgaaatatttttaagaaatcatcaaacaacgaaaatattttacatagattCATCTAAATACcgaaaatattaacttttccaaGGAAGTAAGTCATTTTCCGAAATCATTTTTGGAAgccattttcagtgaaacaaacTGGCCAtgcattattttcttattagaactaaacttacaaattttataaatgttgaggtttaaatttatttattttttaaaagaattagaattaaaattatagatgttgaaggctaaatttattgattttttaagaTTTAGGATCAAACTGATAAAATGAGTAAAAATTAGagggttaaaattttattaggcCCATTAAAAGAGTCCACGTAAGCTTTTTTcctatttaattttgaaaagttgagtgactaaatcGAAAAGAACTAATAATTTGGTGACAAAAATAGAACTAAAGGTACAATTGGATGATTATTCTTGTAGTTTACcctttatttttaagattttaaaattttcttagaattattgttaagaaaattttaaaaattaaaataacattttaattatagttcaaggcccaaaatattaTTAATCCTTTGAATTAATATGCCATGTTATCTTTTTAATGTAAGTTAATAGatgagtgactaaaatgtaacaattcaataatattagtgattattatgtaattttaaAAACTGATAAACTAaatgtaattttaaataaaatttaaggaTTGTTGATGTAGCATACTCTATAATTAAATCTAATCGAGTTATCTTGCCTAGGTGGATTGCCTTGTAAATTGAGTTGGAACTTGTaagatataaaatatttttaaaaaaattttgggcCTAAAGCTTGCAAGTGCATTGCTCTATAAAAGGATTCATTTGGATTAGTAGTGAGATTAGTAttgatgaaattaaaaataacggTAGTTGTGAGATTAGTTACTGTAGCGGTGAAATTAGTTAATATAACAGTGAGATCAAAATTAATACTGAATTTTTCGTTTGAAATCAATTGTAGTAATGACAGATGAAttttaatgaaaagaaaaaataatcatTGAGGGCATTAACATAATATTTATATGTAGCGAAactt belongs to Gossypium arboreum isolate Shixiya-1 chromosome 7, ASM2569848v2, whole genome shotgun sequence and includes:
- the LOC108468617 gene encoding BTB/POZ domain-containing protein At5g48130, yielding MEGSSSKDSSVASSPFSSPNVSALLKIKIISWCQETGLPVSIRVRVGERTFSLHKHPLFSKSGYFQKRLTESNELELPQDFPGGPETFEMIILFIYGSTTLVDPFNVAALRCAAEFLEMTEEYCTGNLCERFDLYLNQVVLQSWDDTLIVLQKCQMLLPWSEELLIVSRCIESLAFMACMEILDPERRRDKPVVTLEALTGEAWNSETVKAIASKDLWIKDLIALPFGFFKRIIGSLRRQGMKEKYVTPIIVFYANKWVLSKKTHQYWENSGEKIADSDSDNKVSAILQMILDLLPIGEKASRAIPVGFYFAMLSRSLEFGLISDRQVKLQDQIATMLHFAQLEDFLLPQIGTESISSSKELATMKTIFSTFASFNMETNPSPSASNSIVAELWDTYLSHMASDPQMEPNKFMELLELLPISYRQTHDQLYRAMNSYLQAHRDITQEEKGSVCKYLNCQKLSQEACIEAVQNELMPLRLIVQALFVQQLNTHQAFKECSDSLRFTGQFSGSLSSSRCPNSRPLNLEESPYKDAVESTNSKPLSLFLQNDLPAMERNYESTSFRLQNLEQELMSLKKSLQWHEMSKKTNSNPNKSQCIKPYALERRSGSKRKNTLGEVTSCIGSVNFSSQRKYASRLIKIFRRLSLFGIRKSKRKTGASGLWAKSI